A single genomic interval of Macaca nemestrina isolate mMacNem1 chromosome 14, mMacNem.hap1, whole genome shotgun sequence harbors:
- the DIPK1B gene encoding divergent protein kinase domain 1B, which produces MRRLRRLAHLVLFCPFSKGLQGRLPGLRVRCIFLAWLGIFAGSWLVYVHYSSYSERCRGHVCQVVICDQYRKGIISGSVCQDLCELHMVEWRTCLSAAPAQQVYSGLWRDKDVTIKCGIEETLDSKARSDAAPRRELVLFDKPTRGTSIKEFREMTLSFLKANMGDLPSLPALVGQVLLMADFNKDNRVSLAEAKSVWALLQRNEFLLLLSLQEKEHASRLLGYCGDLYLTEGVPHGAWHAAALPPLLRPLLPPALQGALQQWLGPAWPWRAKIAIGLLEFVEELFHGSYGTFYMCETTLANVGYTATYDFKMADLQQVAPEATVRRFLQGRRCEHSADCTYGRDCRAPCDRLMRQCKGDLIQPNLAKVCALLRGYLLPGAPADLREELGTQLRTCTTLSGLASQVEAHHSLVLSHLKTLLWKKISNTKYS; this is translated from the exons GGTCGACTCCCAGGCCTCAGGGTCCGGTGCATCTTCCTGGCATGGCTGGGCATCTTTGCGGGCAGCTGGCTGGTATACGTGCACTACTCGTCCTACTCGGAGCGCTGTCGTGGCCACGTCTGCCAGGTGGTCATT TGTGACCAGTACCGCAAGGGGATCATCTCGGGCTCTGTCTGCCAGGACCTGTGTGAGCTGCATATGGTGGAGTGGAGGACCTGCCTCTCGGCAGCCCCAGCCCAACAG GTGTACAGTGGGCTCTGGCGGGATAAGGATGTAACCATCAAGTGTGGCATCGAGGAGACCCTCGACTCGAAGGCCCGGTCGGATGCGGCCCCCCGGCGGGAGCTGGTGCTGTTCGACAAGCCCACCCGGGGCACCTCCATCAAGGAATTCCGGGAGATGACCCTCAGCTTCCTCAAG GCGAACATGGGAGACCTGCCTTCCCTGCCAGCGCTGGTTGGCCAGGTCCTGCTCATGGCCGACTTCAACAAGGACAACCGGGTGTCCCTGGCGGAAGCCAAATCCGTGTGGGCCCTGCTGCAGCGTAATGAGTTCCTGCTGCTGCTGTCCCTGCAGGAGAAGGAGCATGCCTCCAGACTGCTGGGCTACTGCGGGGACCTCTACCTCACCGAGGGCGTGCCCCATGGCGCCTGGCACGCGGCCGCCCTGCCACCCCTGTTGCGCCCGCTGCTGCCGCCTGCCCTGCAGGGTGCCCTCCAGCAGTGGCTGGGGCCCGCGTGGCCTTGGCGGGCCAAGATCGCCATCGGTCTGCTGGAGTTCGTGGAGGAGCTCTTCCACGGCTCCTATGGAACTTTCTACATGTGTGAGACCACACTGGCCAATGTGGGCTACACAGCCACCTACGACTTCAAGATGGCCGACCTGCAGCAGGTAGCACCTGAGGCCACCGTGCGCCGCTTCCTGCAGGGCCGCCGCTGTGAGCACAGCGCTGACTGCACCTACGGGCGCGACTGCAGGGCCCCGTGTGACAGGCTCATGCGGCAGTGCAAGGGCGACCTCATCCAGCCCAACCTGGCCAAGGTGTGTGCGCTGCTACGGGGCTACCTGCTGCCTGGCGCGCCCGCCGACCTCCGCGAGGAGCTGGGCACGCAGCTGCGCACCTGCACCACGCTGAGCGGGCTGGCCAGCCAGGTGGAGGCCCATCATTCGCTGGTGCTCAGCCACCTCAAGACTCTGCTCTGGAAGAAGATCTCCAACACCAAGTACTCCTGA